A stretch of Mus caroli chromosome 5, CAROLI_EIJ_v1.1, whole genome shotgun sequence DNA encodes these proteins:
- the Prdm8 gene encoding PR domain zinc finger protein 8 isoform X2, with protein MEDSGIQRGIWDGDAKAVQQCLTDIFTSVYTTCDIPENAIFGPCVLSHTSLYDSIAFVALKSTDKRTVPYIFRVDTSAANGSSEGLMWLRLVQSARDKEEQNLEAYIKNGQLFYRSLRRIAKDEELLVWYGKELTELLLLCPSRAHKMNGSSAYTCLECSQRFQFEFPYVAHLRFRCPKRLHSTDANPQDEQGGGLGTKDHGGGGSGKEQQQQQQQQQQEAPLIPGPKFCKAGPIHHYPASSPEASNPPGSAGAGSAKPSTDFHNLARELENSRGSSSCVAAPGVGSGGSGHQEAELSPDGVATGGCKGKRRFPEETAAEGGGAGLAGGRARFSERPLATSKEELVCTPQQYRAAGSYFGLEENGRLFAPPSPETGEAKRSAFVEVKKAGRAVGLQEEAAATDGAGGAAEDPDAGGGVAGGGSNGSSTPAAGSPGAPEKLLAPRPGGALPGRLEGGSPARGSAFTSVSQLGGGGGAGTAGTAGGSGSGQTAAADERKSAFSQPARSFSQLSPLVLGQKLGALEPCHPGDGVGPTRLYPAAADPLAVKLQGAADLNGACGPLASGGGGGLPKQSPFLYATAFWPKSSAAAAAAAAAAAGPLQLQLPSALTLLPPSFTSLCLPAQNWCAKCNASFRMTSDLVYHMRSHHKKEYAMEPLVKRRREEKLKCPICNESFRERHHLSRHMTSHN; from the exons ATGGAGGATTCAGGCATCCAGAGAGGCATCTGGGATGGAGATGCCAAGGCTGTCCAACAGTGTCTGACAGACATTTTTACCAGTGTATATACAACCTGCGACATCCCAGAGAACGCCATATTCGGTCCCTGTGTTCTGAGCCATACTTCCCTGTATGACAGCATAGCCTTCGTAGCCCTCAAGTCCACGGACAAGAGAACAGTACCTTACATCTTCCGG GTAGACACTTCGGCGGCAAATGGTTCCTCAGAAGGTCTCATGTGGCTGCGGCTGGTCCAATCAGCCCGAGATAAGGAAGAACAGAATCTCGAAGCTTATATAAAAAACGGACAGCTGTTCTACCGCTCTCTCCGCAGGATTGCCAAAGATGAAGAGTTACTAGTTTGGTACGGGAAAGAACTGACTGAGTTGCTCTTGCTCTGCCCTTCTAGAGCTCACAAAATGAACG GGTCATCTGCTTACACATGCCTGGAATGCAGCCAACGTTTCCAGTTTGAGTTCCCCTATGTGGCACATCTGCGATTCCGCTGCCCCAAGAGACTTCACAGCACTGATGCGAATCCCCAAGACGAGCAAGGGGGCGGCTTGGGCACTAAGGACCACGGCGGTGGCGGTAGTGGTaaagagcaacagcagcagcaacagcagcagcaacaggaggCGCCGTTGATCCCGGGCCCGAAGTTCTGCAAAGCCGGCCCCATACACCACTACCCCGCGTCATCCCCGGAGGCGAGCAACCCGCCGGGCTCCGCGGGTGCCGGCAGCGCCAAGCCGTCCACGGACTTCCACAACCTGGCTCGGGAACTGGAAAACTCCCGGGGAAGCAGCAGTTGCGTAGCGGCCCCGGGCGTCGGCAGTGGCGGCAGCGGCCACCAGGAGGCGGAGCTGAGTCCCGACGGCGTCGCCACCGGCGGCTGCAAAGGCAAGAGGCGGTTCCCGGAGGAGACGGCTGCGGAGGGCGGCGGCGCCGGGCTGGCCGGCGGCCGTGCGCGCTTCTCCGAGAGGCCGCTGGCGACCTCCAAGGAGGAGTTGGTGTGCACGCCGCAGCAGTACCGCGCCGCCGGCAGCTACTTCGGCCTGGAGGAGAACGGCCGGCTCTTCGCGCCGCCCAGCCCGGAGACCGGCGAGGCGAAGCGCAGCGCCTTCGTGGAGGTGAAGAAGGCGGGCCGCGCGGTGGGCTTGCAGGAGGAGGCGGCGGCGACAGACGGCGCAGGGGGCGCGGCCGAGGACCCCGATGCGGGAGGCGGTGTCGCCGGCGGCGGCAGCAACGGCTCGTCCACCCCCGCGGCGGGGTCGCCAGGGGCCCCCGAGAAGCTGCTGGCCCCGCGTCCCGGAGGCGCTCTTCCCGGACGGCTGGAGGGCGGGAGTCCCGCGCGCGGCAGCGCCTTCACCTCGGTGTCGCAGCTGGGCGGCGGTGGCGGCGCGGGGACCGCGGGGACTGCGGGGGGCTCGGGGAGCGGCCAAACGGCCGCAGCGGACGAGCGGAAGAGCGCCTTCTCGCAGCCCGCGCGCTCCTTCTCGCAGCTGTCCCCTTTGGTCCTCGGCCAGAAGCTGGGCGCTCTCGAGCCGTGTCACCCGGGAGACGGCGTGGGTCCCACCAGACTCTACCCGGCCGCCGCCGATCCGCTGGCTGTGAAGCTGCAGGGGGCAGCGGACCTGAACGGAGCCTGCGGGCCCCTGgcgagcggcggcggcggtggcttGCCCAAGCAGAGCCCCTTCCTCTACGCCACCGCCTTCTGGCCCAAGAGCTCGGctgcggcggcagcggcggcggcggccgctgCAGGGCCCTTGCAGCTGCAACTGCCCTCCGCGCTCACCCTGCTGCCGCCCTCCTTCACTTCGCTGTGTCTGCCCGCGCAGAACTGGTGCGCCAAGTGCAACGCCTCCTTCCGCATGACCTCCGACCTGGTGTACCACATGCGGTCTCACCACAAAAAGGAGTATGCCATGGAGCCCCTGGTGAAACGGCGGCGGGAGGAGAAACTCAAGTGCCCCATTTGCAACGAGTCCTTCAGGGAGCGTCACCACCTGTCCCGGCACATGACCTCGCATAATTAA
- the Prdm8 gene encoding PR domain zinc finger protein 8 isoform X1: protein MEDSGIQRGIWDGDAKAVQQCLTDIFTSVYTTCDIPENAIFGPCVLSHTSLYDSIAFVALKSTDKRTVPYIFRVDTSAANGSSEGLMWLRLVQSARDKEEQNLEAYIKNGQLFYRSLRRIAKDEELLVWYGKELTELLLLCPSRAHKMNAGSSAYTCLECSQRFQFEFPYVAHLRFRCPKRLHSTDANPQDEQGGGLGTKDHGGGGSGKEQQQQQQQQQQEAPLIPGPKFCKAGPIHHYPASSPEASNPPGSAGAGSAKPSTDFHNLARELENSRGSSSCVAAPGVGSGGSGHQEAELSPDGVATGGCKGKRRFPEETAAEGGGAGLAGGRARFSERPLATSKEELVCTPQQYRAAGSYFGLEENGRLFAPPSPETGEAKRSAFVEVKKAGRAVGLQEEAAATDGAGGAAEDPDAGGGVAGGGSNGSSTPAAGSPGAPEKLLAPRPGGALPGRLEGGSPARGSAFTSVSQLGGGGGAGTAGTAGGSGSGQTAAADERKSAFSQPARSFSQLSPLVLGQKLGALEPCHPGDGVGPTRLYPAAADPLAVKLQGAADLNGACGPLASGGGGGLPKQSPFLYATAFWPKSSAAAAAAAAAAAGPLQLQLPSALTLLPPSFTSLCLPAQNWCAKCNASFRMTSDLVYHMRSHHKKEYAMEPLVKRRREEKLKCPICNESFRERHHLSRHMTSHN from the exons ATGGAGGATTCAGGCATCCAGAGAGGCATCTGGGATGGAGATGCCAAGGCTGTCCAACAGTGTCTGACAGACATTTTTACCAGTGTATATACAACCTGCGACATCCCAGAGAACGCCATATTCGGTCCCTGTGTTCTGAGCCATACTTCCCTGTATGACAGCATAGCCTTCGTAGCCCTCAAGTCCACGGACAAGAGAACAGTACCTTACATCTTCCGG GTAGACACTTCGGCGGCAAATGGTTCCTCAGAAGGTCTCATGTGGCTGCGGCTGGTCCAATCAGCCCGAGATAAGGAAGAACAGAATCTCGAAGCTTATATAAAAAACGGACAGCTGTTCTACCGCTCTCTCCGCAGGATTGCCAAAGATGAAGAGTTACTAGTTTGGTACGGGAAAGAACTGACTGAGTTGCTCTTGCTCTGCCCTTCTAGAGCTCACAAAATGAACG CAGGGTCATCTGCTTACACATGCCTGGAATGCAGCCAACGTTTCCAGTTTGAGTTCCCCTATGTGGCACATCTGCGATTCCGCTGCCCCAAGAGACTTCACAGCACTGATGCGAATCCCCAAGACGAGCAAGGGGGCGGCTTGGGCACTAAGGACCACGGCGGTGGCGGTAGTGGTaaagagcaacagcagcagcaacagcagcagcaacaggaggCGCCGTTGATCCCGGGCCCGAAGTTCTGCAAAGCCGGCCCCATACACCACTACCCCGCGTCATCCCCGGAGGCGAGCAACCCGCCGGGCTCCGCGGGTGCCGGCAGCGCCAAGCCGTCCACGGACTTCCACAACCTGGCTCGGGAACTGGAAAACTCCCGGGGAAGCAGCAGTTGCGTAGCGGCCCCGGGCGTCGGCAGTGGCGGCAGCGGCCACCAGGAGGCGGAGCTGAGTCCCGACGGCGTCGCCACCGGCGGCTGCAAAGGCAAGAGGCGGTTCCCGGAGGAGACGGCTGCGGAGGGCGGCGGCGCCGGGCTGGCCGGCGGCCGTGCGCGCTTCTCCGAGAGGCCGCTGGCGACCTCCAAGGAGGAGTTGGTGTGCACGCCGCAGCAGTACCGCGCCGCCGGCAGCTACTTCGGCCTGGAGGAGAACGGCCGGCTCTTCGCGCCGCCCAGCCCGGAGACCGGCGAGGCGAAGCGCAGCGCCTTCGTGGAGGTGAAGAAGGCGGGCCGCGCGGTGGGCTTGCAGGAGGAGGCGGCGGCGACAGACGGCGCAGGGGGCGCGGCCGAGGACCCCGATGCGGGAGGCGGTGTCGCCGGCGGCGGCAGCAACGGCTCGTCCACCCCCGCGGCGGGGTCGCCAGGGGCCCCCGAGAAGCTGCTGGCCCCGCGTCCCGGAGGCGCTCTTCCCGGACGGCTGGAGGGCGGGAGTCCCGCGCGCGGCAGCGCCTTCACCTCGGTGTCGCAGCTGGGCGGCGGTGGCGGCGCGGGGACCGCGGGGACTGCGGGGGGCTCGGGGAGCGGCCAAACGGCCGCAGCGGACGAGCGGAAGAGCGCCTTCTCGCAGCCCGCGCGCTCCTTCTCGCAGCTGTCCCCTTTGGTCCTCGGCCAGAAGCTGGGCGCTCTCGAGCCGTGTCACCCGGGAGACGGCGTGGGTCCCACCAGACTCTACCCGGCCGCCGCCGATCCGCTGGCTGTGAAGCTGCAGGGGGCAGCGGACCTGAACGGAGCCTGCGGGCCCCTGgcgagcggcggcggcggtggcttGCCCAAGCAGAGCCCCTTCCTCTACGCCACCGCCTTCTGGCCCAAGAGCTCGGctgcggcggcagcggcggcggcggccgctgCAGGGCCCTTGCAGCTGCAACTGCCCTCCGCGCTCACCCTGCTGCCGCCCTCCTTCACTTCGCTGTGTCTGCCCGCGCAGAACTGGTGCGCCAAGTGCAACGCCTCCTTCCGCATGACCTCCGACCTGGTGTACCACATGCGGTCTCACCACAAAAAGGAGTATGCCATGGAGCCCCTGGTGAAACGGCGGCGGGAGGAGAAACTCAAGTGCCCCATTTGCAACGAGTCCTTCAGGGAGCGTCACCACCTGTCCCGGCACATGACCTCGCATAATTAA